A stretch of Mastacembelus armatus chromosome 1, fMasArm1.2, whole genome shotgun sequence DNA encodes these proteins:
- the palm3 gene encoding paralemmin-3 codes for MDEAEKYKQRLEAIAEKRRLQEEQDRARRDLEDEKLRLQQLKRKSLRDQWLMEGAPLSPASLDTQSPPSPLWGSQAQEIQHTLKLPSESQQLAEEKDKLKEQMEDGQTETVKLAEAREVVAQDDVQNGENNTIGLETTKDQEKTNHSPLPDEIEVFIINGGRDLDAKTNNSVSFESTQSITNGPLSVTEVVVSIKSESELSQGVSEADPGQVTNVNVNEEEEDVTLVMRAECVIITDEGDDVPEDITLQEDQQETIQSEESPLPNPEATREGGETEEIVQKTETALETFTQKKSEETEPTAEPQPVTGEVEGDINTNKNRDADKKYDEQDKLFEDFTSMELQSPDTSSVPVYSEAQASTHPEAQSEAVVSPEEAEGAIKAHDPATTPDQFQEVPLADPQEDQSTEAGLREQEPLLLQAKAPITEAELATANSPASTEKHSPVRSIQEKQSDAPKHKTCQCCSVM; via the exons ATGGACGAGGCAGAGAAGTACAAACAGCGACTGGAGGCCATTGCT gagAAGCGTCGActgcaggaggagcaggatCGAGCCAGAAGAGACTTGGAGGATGAGAAGCTCAGACTACAGCAGCTCAAG AGGAAGTCTCTGAGGGACCAGTGGTTAATGGAAGGAGCTCCCTTGTCCCCAGCCTCCCTGGACACCCAGAGCCCACCTTCCCCTCTGTGGGGCTCCCAGGCACAAGAGATCCAACACACATTGAA gTTGCCGTCAGAAAGTCAGCAGTTGGCAGAGGAGAAAGATAAGCTCAAGGAGCAGATGGAGGATGGTCAAACA GAGACTGTAAAATTGGCAGAGGCCAGAGAAG TGGTGGCCCAAGATGATGTGCAGAACGGAGAAAACAATACAATAGGATTAG aAACAACTAAAGATCAAGAAAAGACAAACCATAGCCCACTACCTGATGAAATTGAAGTCTTCATAATCAATGGTGGAAGAGACTTGGATGCAAAGACAAATAACAGTGTTTCATTTGAGAGTACTCAATCCATCACTAATGGACCGCTCAGCGTTACTGAGGTTGTTGTTAGCATAAAGTCAGAATCTGAATTGAGCCAGGGTGTTTCTGAAGCAGATCCTGGTCAGGTTACAAATGTCAATGTtaatgaggaggaagaagacgTGACTCTGGTGATGAGAGCAGAATGTGTGATCATCACAGACGAAGGGGATGATGTACCCGAGGATATTACACTCCAGGAAGATCAACAGGAGACCATACAATCTGAGGAAAGCCCTCTGCCAAACCCAGAAGCAaccagagagggaggggagactGAGGAGATagtacaaaaaacagaaacagctctaGAAACATTCACACAAAAGAAGAGTGAGGAAACTGAACCAACTGCAGAGCCACAACCAGTAACTGGAGAGGTAGAGGGtgacataaatacaaacaaaaaccgAGATGCAGATAAAAAATATGATGAACAGGacaaactatttgaagattttacCTCTATGGAACTGCAGTCCCCAGACACTTCTTCAGTGCCAGTCTACTCCGAGGCACAGGCATCCACTCATCCCGAGGCTCAGAGTGAAGCTGTAGTGTCAccagaggaagctgagggagcaATAAAAGCTCACGACCCTGCCACCACACCTGACCAGTTTCAGGAGGTACCCTTGGCTGATCCCCAAGAGGACCAGAGTACAGAAGCAGGGTTGAGGGAGCAGGAACCCCTACTGTTGCAGGCCAAAGCCCCAATTACTGAAGCAGAGCTGGCAACAGCTAACAGCCCTGccagcacagagaaacacagccCAGTCAGGTCTATCCAAGAAAAACAGAGTGACGCTCCCAAACACAAAACCTGCCAGTGCTGCTCTGTCATGTAA
- the LOC113128443 gene encoding uncharacterized protein LOC113128443, with translation MFFAACAIALLCLVSVSLSAPLACEDLVRPLDQLDHGHLEGRWALVAGSLSYLPNLKRFRRRDSATVNFPSNISDTTFSYSRSIRSDNKCLYNSYNITLDGSNFTYDGTDKSNFSANFVHTSCRDCLVMHFNIVSKKHHHFYLFSRRRQLEQEEMEEFRAQVDCLNLPAPAVMDPTRELCPDEADYDPAAQPEEKTEGKKD, from the coding sequence atgttttttgcTGCGTGTGCCATCGCTCTCCTCTGTTTGGTGTCTGTGAGCCTTTCAGCTCCTCTGGCCTGTGAAGATTTGGTTCGTCCTTTGGATCAACTGGATCATGGTCATCTGGAGGGAAGATGGGCTTTAGTTGCAGGCAGTTTGAGCTACCTGCCAAACTTGAAGCGATTCAGACGAAGAGACAGTGCCACTGTAAACTTCCCCAGCAACATCAGCGACACTACATTTTCCTACTCACGCAGCATCCGTTCAGATAATAAATGCCTGTATAATTCCTACAACATCACCCTGGACGGCAGCAACTTCACATATGATGGGACAGATAAAAGCAACTTCTCTGCAAACTTTGTCCACACGTCATGTCGTGACTGCTTGGTGATGCACTTTAACATTGTCTCAAAGAAGCACCACCATTTTTACCTGTTCAGCAGGAGGAGACAActggagcaggaggagatggaggagttCAGAGCTCAGGTAGACTGTCTGAACTTACCTGCACCTGCCGTGATGGATCCCACCAGGGAGCTTTGTCCAGATGAGGCCGACTATGATCCAGCAGCTCAACCTGAAGAAAAAACCGAGGGAAAGAAGGACTGA